TTCAACGAAGCCGTGATGGCCTGCGAGCAGACCAAGAGCTCGACGCCGTTCAAATGGAACGGCGGCAAGAGCACCTCGGTGATCGGCCTGAACTCGGTCAAGACGGACAAATACACCGTCAGTGCCAGCTACACGCTGGTGGCGGACCTCGTTTATTGTGATTACGATCCCATCAAGAAAAAGGCCGAGATCGGCTCGAGCTTCCTGGAGCGCGAGTAACGGTTCGGCCTCGCCGGGCGTGAACTCGGCAAGGCCTGCACGATTCTCGCGCGAGGGCGTCCCTGCAAGGGAGGCTTTACGCGCGGCGGTCAGATGGCTCGGCGTTGCCGGCCTGCAACCATGCCATAGACGAACAGCACGATGATCGCCCCGACGACCGCACCGATCAATCCCGCGCCTTCTCCGGGACGATACCAGCCGAGTGACTGGCCGAGGTAGGTCGCAACGAAAGCGCCAACGATTCCGAGGATGGTCGTCAGGATGAAGCCCGACGGCTCGTTGTCCCCGGGCATGATGAACTTGGCTATGACGCCGGCGATGAAGCCGATGATGATCGTCCAGAGAATGCTCATGTCCAAAACCTCTTCACGTTGAGCAGATTCAAGCCTGGGGCAGGCGCCCGTCCGGCGTGTACTTGTCGACCGCTGCGGGCAATTCCCGGGACAGCCTTGCGAGGATCTCGTCCTGCGAGAGCCCCGTCTGCTGTTCGAGTTGCTCGAGCAGGTCGGCGCCGACGGCAGTTTTCAGCTCAGGCGGAGAGATTTCTTTGTTGGGGCCGGGCTTTACCCAGGAATCGGCGATCTCGCCCTTGCCATTCTGGTTAAACCTTTCCAGGAGCTCGCCAATTCCGCCATTGAGCAGACCCCCGATCCCGCCTGCGCCGAGCATGCCGCCGAGGTTGCCGAGCAGCCCCCCGAGCGGCTCCTGAGCATTCGCGCCGGCAGGTCCTCCGCCAGCAGATCCCGCGCCTGAACCTTTGAGCATTTCGGCCAGCTTGTCGCGGTTTTGGTAGCCAGCTATTGCCAGCATCGCCAGCAGGGCAGTCATGGAAGGCATTCCGCGGGCCATTGACGTCTCCGTGAGATCCAAGACAAGCGAAACTGTCTCAGCCCGCTTGAGTTCCCGAAGTCGCCAACGCTCATGCGCGGCGAAGCGTCCCGGCCCGCGCGGCCGTAGAAGCGCGCGCTGCAACGGCCGGCCGGGGACAGCGCGCCAGGACGTGGTAGATCGTCTTGAAACGGACCGGAGCCGGAGGAGCCCGGGACGAAGCACCGCGCGAGAACGAAAATGACATCATCCGACGCCGCCGACCGAATCGTCGATCTCTACCAGCGCCATGCATCGGACTGGATCGAGCGGCGTGCCCGGAGCGGCCTGTTCGAACGCGCCTGGGTCGACCGCTTCCGAGCGCTGCTGCCTCCGGGCGGCGCGGTGCTCGATTTGGGCTGCGGTTCGGCCATGCCGATTGCCGGATACCTGATCGGTTGCGGTCTCAGCGTCGCCGGCGTGGATTCTGCGCCGGCGATGATTGCAGCCTGCCGACGTCGTTTTCCGGAGCAGGAATGGATCGTCGGCGACATGCGGCGGCTTGCATTGCAGCGCCGCTTTTGCGGCATCCTGGCCTGGGACAGCTTCTTTCACTTGTCCTTTGATGACCAGCGCCGCATGTTTTCGCGCTTTCGCGAGCACGCCGCACCAGGCGCGGTGCTGATGTTCACGAGCGGTCCGGCGCATGGCGAGGCGACCGGACAATTGGGGGGTGAGACGCTGTATCACGCGAGCCTGGATGCAAGCGAATATCGCGCGCTGCTCGATCGGAACGGTTTTCGCGTCGCGGCGCATGTGGTCGAGGACCCCGCTTGCGGGGGCCACACCGTCTGGCTGGCACAGCTCATCGACGCGCCCGGTCGAGCTGAATGATCGTCGCGATAGGCGATGGCGTCCTTTGCGACTATGATGGCCTGAAAACAAGGCCGGCCTGAATCCTGACATGGGAGTGCACGATTGCTTCCGCCGGCAGAGGGGGGAGACCGGCATGAGTTCATCGCCTCGAACGTTGGCCGATCCGCGGCGCCAGGATTATCGGATTCTCCAGGAAGCCGATCTGCGGGACTACATTGCGGATGTCTTCGATGTCGCAGCCCGACTGGGCGGCCCGCCGGCATCCTGGGCGATCACCGAGGTCGGCGACGGCAATCTCAATCTCGTCTTCATCGTGAAGGGTGCACGTGGCGGCATCGCGGTGAAGCAGGCGCTGCCTTATGTCCGTCTCGTCGGCGAGAGCTGGCCGTTGCCGCTGTCGAGGGCCCATTACGAATATTTGGCGCTGTCCAGGCACGCCCGGTTCGCGCCCGGCCTCGTCCCGGTAGTGCTGCATCATAACGAGGCGCTGGCGCTGACGGTCATGGAGCTGCTCGAGCCCCACATCATCATGCGCAAGGGGCTGGTCGCGGGAACGCGCTATCCGCGCTTCGTGGACGACATCACCACGTTCATGGCGCGGACCCTGTTCTTCACCTCCGACCTCGCATTGTCGGCGGCAGAGAAGAAGGAGGGGATCGCCGCCTTCGCCGGCAACCACGCGCTCTGCAAGATCACCGAGGACCTGATCTTCACAGATCCCTACCGTATTGCCGAGCAGAACCGCTGGACCGCGCCCTATCTCGACGGCCTGGCTGCCGAGCTGCGCGACGACATGGAGCTGCACGTTGCGGTCTCCCGCCTCAAGCTTAAATTCATGGCGAGCCCGGAAGCTCTGCTGCACGGCGACCTCCACACCGGCTCGATCATGGTTACGGACAGCCAGACGCGGGTGATCGATCCGGAATTTGCTTTCTACGGCCCGATGGGGTTCGACGTCGGCGCCGTGCTGGCCAACCTCTTGATGGCCTTTTTCGCCTCCGCCGGCCACGAGCGCTCGCCGGGCGAGCGGGCCGCGTTCGAGACCTGGGTGCTGGAGACGGTCGAGCAGGTCTGGCACGGGTTCGTCCGGAAATTCCTCGAACTCTGGCGCGCGGGCGGAGCAGGCGACGCCTATCCGGCCTCGCTCTTCGCGGGGGAGCCGGGCGCAGCACGGCTGGAGGCCGAACGGCAGGCCTACATGCAGCGCCTGTTCACTGATGCCGTCGGCTTCGCCGCCGCAAAAATCATCCGCCGCATCTTCGGTCTCGCCCACAACATCGATTTCGAGCTGATCGAGGATCCGAAGAAGCGCGCCATCAGCGAAGCCCGCGCCGTGCGGCTCGCACGGGCGATGATGATGGAGACGGGGACATTTCGGACAATCGCCGACGTCACGAGCGCCGCGCGAAGACTGCGCGATTGGCAAGCGGAGCTATCCGGCTGAAGACGTCGCGAAAAGCGACCTCGCAGACTCCGTCATGGCGAGGAGCTCTTGCGACGTTGCCATCCAGCACAGACGCGCGCTCAATAAAGCCGCATCGGGAGCGGTGTGCCATCGGGGCCGACCAGCAGGCCCCAGGTCTCGTCGGCCGCGACCTCGAACTCCCGCTTCTGCGCCGCGCCGCCTTCGAGCTTGAGGGTGACCTTGTACCTGCCCGGCGGCAGATCGATCTTCTGGTTCTCGGGCAGCTTGTCTGCGGCGGCGTCGGTGTCCATCAGTTTCTCTCCGGCGCGAGCCGCCAGTCTGATGGTTCGCTCATTGATGGTGATGTCCGCCGCTTCATCCGTCTTGTTGCCGAGCAGCAACGTCACTTGTCCCGACGCCGGGCGAATACCGGCTGTGGCAGCCAACGGCTTGCGCAGCGAAAGGTCGGCGATCGTCGTGTTGTCCTGACGGACAAGCCGGAGCAGCCCCGGCCCATCCGACGTCGTGAAGGCGACAACGGCTCTGTCAGGCTCGACGACTGCACCGCCGTTTTCAGTCCAGCCGCGCTTTTCAAGGGCGGCGCGATAGACGCCGAGCACGGCCTCGAGACCGAGCGGCGTCTCGACGTGAGCCGACCTGATGTAGGGTGAATTCTTCGCGGTCATCAGGCTCCAACGGTCGGCGAGCGGCAGGCCAATGTCGTCGGACATCCTGGCTTCGAACGTCCGGCTCGTGGCCCGTGCCAGAAGCCCGACGGCATCGCAGAGCAGGCGCTCGCCAAGATAGTCCGGGGCGCAACGGTCCCTCAGTGCCCACCATGTATTGTCGACAAAACCGTTCGTCCGCGTGGTGCGGGACCAGTTGATCTGGATGGTGTTCGTCGGGCTGTCGCGAACAGGGTCTGGCGTGACAGGGATCGCCATTGCCGCCGTCGCGGCGACCAGGCTGCCGGCCAGCAGGATAGCCAGTGTTCCGCGTCTCATTTTTCGGCGGTCCTTGGGGCCCAGATAACGATCCTGAGCTTGGTCGCGTCGATCACGAAAAATGTTCAGTGCTTCTGGCTGGGCGACGACGCACCGCAAGGCGCCTCAACGTCCGCTGATGCCGACCAGGCGAGGGCGGTGGTGGCTTGCGCGCGGGTTCTCGGCCGGTAGAGCGCGTAGCCATTCACGGAAGCTGACGACTTCCGGGCAATCCGCCGTGCCTTCGGGCGCAATCAGCCAATCGCCTGGACCAGATCCCTCACTGATCCGATCGCAGCGATAGCCCGGATGGTGGCCAAGTCCGCGAGCTATCAGCAGGTCGACCTTGCCCTCGACCAGCTCGTGCAGGCCGGCAGGCTGCAGCACCCGCAGACCGATGTCCGAGTGTGCGCTGCGAAACTCCGCGAGATCGAGGCGGCGCAGGTCGATGGTGCCATGGACCCCCAATTGCAGCAGCACCGCACCTGCCGGCTTCAGATGCGAGGTCGCCTCGGCAATGTGACGAAAGCCCTCGGATATCCCGGGCAGATAGGCCCGGCCTGCTGGGGTGAGGATGAGCTGCTTGTGCAGCCGATCGAACAGGCGCACGCCGAGGCGCGCCTCCAGCGCCTTCACCTGCTGCCCCACGGCGGCGGGCGTGACGTGGAGCTCGTGCGCGGCCAGTTTGAAGCTGAGGTGTCGCGCGGCGGCCTCGAAGGCGCGCAGCGCGTTGAGCGGGGGAAGGGCGTAGGTCATCGCGCCGCACTTTGACACCGATGGAGCCCGGCCTTGCAATAGATTTTCTTGCGCTGAACCGCAGGAATGATGCTTTGCGCCGCGGCGCCGCCTCCGGATACGGTCATCCCGCAATCTGGAGAAACAACATGGCGCCAGCCCAAATCGTCACTCACAATCCCGCAACGATCCATGCTCCGGCCAGCGGCTACAGCATGGGACTTGAACTCAGTCAGCATCGTCGCCTGCTGTTCATCAGCGGACAGGTGCCGGCGACATCGGACGGCAGCGTGCCGGACGGTTTCGAGGCACAATGCGAGCAAGCCTGGCGCAATGTCATCGAGGTACTCGCCGCTGCCGGCCTCGATGTAACGAATCTGGTGAAGGTCACCACGTTCCTGACCGACCTCAGTCAGGTCGTGCCCAATCGTGGCGTGCGCCGCAAGATGCTGGCGGGACACGAGCCCGCGCTGACCGTCATGATCGCGCAAACCGTCGACAGCAAATGGCTGCTGGAGATCGAGGCGATCGCCGCGGCATGAAGCCAGCTCGGCGAACGCG
The nucleotide sequence above comes from Bradyrhizobium sp. NDS-1. Encoded proteins:
- the mtnK gene encoding S-methyl-5-thioribose kinase, whose amino-acid sequence is MSSSPRTLADPRRQDYRILQEADLRDYIADVFDVAARLGGPPASWAITEVGDGNLNLVFIVKGARGGIAVKQALPYVRLVGESWPLPLSRAHYEYLALSRHARFAPGLVPVVLHHNEALALTVMELLEPHIIMRKGLVAGTRYPRFVDDITTFMARTLFFTSDLALSAAEKKEGIAAFAGNHALCKITEDLIFTDPYRIAEQNRWTAPYLDGLAAELRDDMELHVAVSRLKLKFMASPEALLHGDLHTGSIMVTDSQTRVIDPEFAFYGPMGFDVGAVLANLLMAFFASAGHERSPGERAAFETWVLETVEQVWHGFVRKFLELWRAGGAGDAYPASLFAGEPGAARLEAERQAYMQRLFTDAVGFAAAKIIRRIFGLAHNIDFELIEDPKKRAISEARAVRLARAMMMETGTFRTIADVTSAARRLRDWQAELSG
- a CDS encoding class I SAM-dependent methyltransferase, with product MTSSDAADRIVDLYQRHASDWIERRARSGLFERAWVDRFRALLPPGGAVLDLGCGSAMPIAGYLIGCGLSVAGVDSAPAMIAACRRRFPEQEWIVGDMRRLALQRRFCGILAWDSFFHLSFDDQRRMFSRFREHAAPGAVLMFTSGPAHGEATGQLGGETLYHASLDASEYRALLDRNGFRVAAHVVEDPACGGHTVWLAQLIDAPGRAE
- a CDS encoding GlsB/YeaQ/YmgE family stress response membrane protein, which produces MSILWTIIIGFIAGVIAKFIMPGDNEPSGFILTTILGIVGAFVATYLGQSLGWYRPGEGAGLIGAVVGAIIVLFVYGMVAGRQRRAI
- a CDS encoding RidA family protein → MEPGLAIDFLALNRRNDALRRGAASGYGHPAIWRNNMAPAQIVTHNPATIHAPASGYSMGLELSQHRRLLFISGQVPATSDGSVPDGFEAQCEQAWRNVIEVLAAAGLDVTNLVKVTTFLTDLSQVVPNRGVRRKMLAGHEPALTVMIAQTVDSKWLLEIEAIAAA
- a CDS encoding YidB family protein, coding for MARGMPSMTALLAMLAIAGYQNRDKLAEMLKGSGAGSAGGGPAGANAQEPLGGLLGNLGGMLGAGGIGGLLNGGIGELLERFNQNGKGEIADSWVKPGPNKEISPPELKTAVGADLLEQLEQQTGLSQDEILARLSRELPAAVDKYTPDGRLPQA
- a CDS encoding LysR family transcriptional regulator, translated to MTYALPPLNALRAFEAAARHLSFKLAAHELHVTPAAVGQQVKALEARLGVRLFDRLHKQLILTPAGRAYLPGISEGFRHIAEATSHLKPAGAVLLQLGVHGTIDLRRLDLAEFRSAHSDIGLRVLQPAGLHELVEGKVDLLIARGLGHHPGYRCDRISEGSGPGDWLIAPEGTADCPEVVSFREWLRALPAENPRASHHRPRLVGISGR